The DNA sequence TGTCCTCACCTAGGGGAATCAAACAATGTCATGTGTTTATAAAACTATACCACTTATGTCCTCACCTAGGGAAGTCAAACAAAGTCACATGTTTATAAAACTATACCACTTATGTCCTCACCTAGGGGAATCAAACAAAGTCATGTGTTTATATAACAATACCACTTATGTCCTCACCTAGGGGAATCAAACAAAGTCATGTGTTTATAAAACTATACCACTTATGTCCTCACCTAGGGGAATCAAACAAAGTCATGTGTTTATAAAACTATACCACTTATGTCCTCACCTAGGGAAGTCAAACAAAGTCACATGTTTATAAAACTATACCACTTATGTCCTCACCTAGGGGAATCAAACAAAGTCACATGTTTATAAAACTATACCACTTATGTCCTCACCTAGGGGAATCAAACAATGTCATGTGTTTATAAAACAATACCACTTATGTCCTCACCTAGGGGAATCAAACAAAGTCATGTGTTTATAAAACTATACCACTTATGTCCTCACCTAGGGAAGTCAAACAAAGTCACATGTTTATAAAACTATACCACTTATGTCCTCACCAGAGAACATGTTATCACAGTTAATGGTGAACACTAAGTGCCATGCTTACAATTAAATTGCTTTCCCAGGACTGTCACGTCACATACTTCTAACTACTGCTGAAAGTTAATATCTAGTTATTTTCAGATATGTAAAGAATACGATAATTCAATCCTAGtcgataaaaaaaacctttttattATGACTTGATCTGCAAATAACCCTCAAATAAATAGGGGGCACCAATATGGGTCATGAATTGCCTTTGCATTACTCTCAGAATGCCTGTTGAAGTATATACATATTGCATCATATGAATTGTGTAAAAGTCTGGGATTCAATGTGTATTTAATCAGTTATTGAGTATGAAAAAGTGATTAAAAATTCATCACTTTATCCATTTTTATGTTGCATATACTAgataaacaattaaacaaaTGGTAGCTCTGGAATCCAATGACCACATGTTGATAGGTATTAAAGGCTTTGATCATGGTTTTTCATATCTACGTGTATGACTGGCTTCTGTGACCGGTTTTGtgagggattttttttttgtgtgtttggTACTATGAATGTGCAATAAATTTTTAGGgatgtttgatattatgatGTTTTGGGAAGCATGAATGTTGTCTATCACACAGCAGGTGTTTACAATCCCTTCCTCCTTCATGAAATTAGCAGGGATATTATTATATTAGCATATTTAAATTCTCTCAAATAATGAAAACTACAGAATGTTGTTGCTGTTAAGTAACAGGCTAGGTCTTCCTTCCTCTAGTGATGACTGGAAGTGATGGGCGAAAATGTCATAACATTTAATTATCAAAAGTCAACAAACGATAATTTATCATCCATACAAGTTTCATAATTCAATCTCAGTATGAAATTTTAAGTCACCATCTCCCATGCATGCGCTTTTACAAACCTATGAAAAATGAGTTGAAACTTCATTTGGTATATTCTACACACTCAAAATCAAACATTCAAAAAATGTCACAAATtaaagaagttgaaaattttacaaattttgttaCTTCTGATGATGTTGGGAAGTAATTCTGAAATGTGTTTACCCCCTAATTTAAAATGACTCCCTATTGACTAGAATCCCTGAGAGTTTCACATCTCTATCTGAAAACATTCTAGACAAAAGGAGGTGGACACAGAAAGTGGTATGGATGTGTCGATAGGATGTGAAGGATTAAATACATGTcagaaataaattaaaaaaaatatataattatactgTTTATCATCTctgaaaatttcatatttattcaaTGAATTGATCATTCTTAGAAATTATCTgaacaaaaattattttccattcaCTTTCTGTAATGGATGAAAACATCAGAAGTTTACAAATCATAGTCTATCGTCCGTACAAGTTTCATAATTCAATCTCAAATAGTTTCTGAGAATTAGGAAggagaaaaaaatcatgaaatttgaAGTTGCCATCgtccatacaaatatatggtaAACAATAATGTcagaaaggtcaaggtcactcagaattTAAGTGTAAggaaaaagttccttatttcaatagttttttaacaggtattgatcatatgtCATACAAATAAGTAACAGAAAATTGGCtctcagacaaaggtcactcaaggtcaatttgtaaatgtcaaggtcactcagaataTATATcttatgcatgtatatgtagtaaaaaaaacaaaacacctcAATTTCAACAGTTGTTGATgttttggaccaaggtctctCAATGACATTTTGGAAATGTCATGGTCATTTCAATTCAGcaatattgatcattgtgtgaGTCAATATAATGTAGTTTTTATGCCCTTGAGATTGAAGacggggggggggcatattgtttttgtcttgtctgtctgaaactttaaccttgctaatgacttttgaacagtaagtgctagagctttgatatctcacatgagtattccttgtgacaagacctttctgtgggtaccaaaatttgtgaccttaaccttggagtttgacctactttttgaaaactttaaccttgctaataacttttgaacagtaagtgctggAGCTTTGATAtctcacatgagtattccttgtgataagacctttctgttggtattaaaccttttgaccttggcatttgacctacttttaaaaactttgacattggtcataacttctaaatgataaatattagagctttcatattgcacatgagcatttcttgtgacaagatcttcctactggtaccaagatatttgtccttgtgaccttggccatctttggaattggccattatcgggggcatttgtgtttcacaaacacatcttgtttggtTAGATGTTGTTCGGAAAGGATCCATctgttttactgatattcttgttgtAAAGGTGATTATTTTAAAGGTAGATGAAGGAATATTTGTTGCATGCACGTATAAAATGCTTTCTCTTTCTTTGAATTGAAAAAACCCGATTATagctatttcaaaatttaataaaCTTGTCAAAAATTGTCAGAATACATGAATTTATTCATCATATTACTAAACTATAAATCTTGCTTATTATGAAGTTCAGAAGGTATATCCATATATGACAAGGATATAAGGAGTTatagaacattttcaaatatgtataaTCAATCTGATTCCGAGTAGATGCATTGTAACACAGGCTCTTTTTCTTGAATTGAAATGCATTTTTACATGCTGGTTTCTTGTGAGATATGGGTTTTTGGACTGGTCATTGATATTAGTTATTGTGACATTCTCAAGCAACATTTGTAAATAGCTTTTGTTTTTCAGATGCCGAAAGAAATTCCAGATGGATCATCATAATATTGTCCgacaatttcaaaatcttcGAGTGTATTCAAACTCACGGCTCATGGGTATGGATGAACTGGTGAAGGATCTTGCAAATGCACTGGAAGAATCAGCCTCGCCTGTAAAGAGTTCAAATCACTCATTTTCTAACAAACGTCAGTACAAAAAGCGAAAGGGAAAGAAACGCAGGCCACTATTACTGGGTTGTGGAAATATAAGTGAGGCCTCGGAGAGCAGTATAGATGAAACTCTTAGGGattactttgaaaattttactcAAAACAGTGACTCAGatgatatagaaaaaataacacGGCTGTCCATGCCTCTGAATTCTAACTTTGTACCTATTGTTGAGTCGGATTCTGTTAATGAGAGTACATTTTCCCCATCAAGACCTCAGAGGCGTAGAAAGAAGTACAAAACAATGGCAGTAGATTCAGAATCGGAAACAAGTAGTATGAAACCACCATTAGGAGTTACTGATCTCAAATCCAAACCTCTTAAATCTAGGCCCTGCATGTCAAACAGCAAGTCCAGTATGAAAGAAGATGATGCCGTGTTTGAGAATGATGAAGAAGTATATCCTGGGAAAAGGAAGAGAAGCTCCAAGTCACGAGGCGAATATTCTTCTAGTTTTAATTGCAAGGACCAGAATTACATGGAAACAGGAAGCaatatgtatgtatttaatGTCAACTTTTGtgcaaatattttgatatgtaattattattattatacctcataTAAAGAATCACTAGTAAAACAGAATCTGTTTGCCCCACAACAAAACGTCGTGTTCCACCCCTTCGGATATCTCTTGTTTCACTTTCGTGTCCAGTTAAATGAACAAACCCGAGTGTTCCGAATGACGCAGGCAACAACAAACATGTCCAGCTAAATAAACAAACCCGAGTGTTCCGAATGACGCAGACAACAACAAACATGCAGCCTCATgcatttccataaatttaacgtcaaggtaaaCGAATTTTATCCTGACGTCACAATGAGTCCGAGTCATTGTACTTtgatagttcgtaaggcacaaaatatgcgggtctctgatatacGATTTAAAAATCGCTTGGTTTTGGTTGATagaaaaaacaagcaagtaggcctaaatcagcattcaaggagaatggaaatacaaaactggttatcatatcactgtaattcgttgtttttacATTCTAATACGTTGACAGCATGGTGTTACTGTTAAGACAATCTCATTGACaactacatacaatgtatagatgagcggactccaatttcaaattcatttttgtagtcttgttttgttttggtataataaacaatttattgcatgaatgttcgggagatatgattatttattcacccaagaaaaatcatattccccgagggcatgatttttcttgggtgaataaatattcatatctccctcactatcatgcaataaatgtataatgtttgtatatatacttCAAGCCTCACtattgtgtttcttttatgCACTGgtatgtgaaaatatttcatgtttcacagttactattttattttcaatgttttatattcagtattgtttgatgttttacaGAGAGTCGgtattgtttgatgttttacaGAGAGTCAGTGTTGTTTCATGTTTTACAGAGAGTCAGTGTTGTTTCATGTTTTACAGAGAGTCCGTATTGTTTCATGTTTTACAGAGAGAGTCCGTATTGTTTCATGTTTTACAGAGAGTCAGTGTTGTTTCATGTTTTACAGAGAGTCAGTGCtatttcatgttttacagaGAGTCCGTATTGTTTCATGTTTTACAGAGAGTCAGTGTTGTTTCATGTTTTACAGAGAGTCAGTGTTGTTTCATGTTTTACAGAGAGTCAATGTTTCATGTTTTACAGAGAGTCAGTGTTGTTGCATGTTTTACAGAGAGAGTCCGTATTGTTTCATGTTTTACAGAGAGGGTCAGTGTTGTTTCATGTTTTACAAAGAGTCCGTGTTGTTTCATGTTTTACAAAGAGGCAGTGTTGTTTCATGTTTTACAGAGAGTCAGTGTTGTTTCATGTTTTACAGAGAGTCAGTGTTGTTGCATGTTTTACAAAGAGTCCATGTTGTTTCATGTTTTACAAAGAGTCAGTGTTGTTTCATGTTTTACAGAGAGTCAGTGTTGTTTCATGTTTTACAGAGAGTCAGTGTTTCATGTTTTACAGAGAGAGTAGCTCTGGACTCAGCAGCAGTGAGAGTGACGGGCTGCTTACAAATGATGAAGCTCGGGAAGGTAAGTcagtatgattttaaaataaatcttgtTAAGAAACTTGTTGCCATCCCATTTAAATTTGGTCATTAGGCAACAACATCTTTATGAACTTTGTATAATGTGTATCAATAAGCATTGCATCTGCAAAAGTTAGTGGgaaaatgttgtaaaaatataattagGGCCCCATCCTTTAGCAAATTGCCCAATAGTAACCACTGTCTTCCCGCACTCTCTATGGCACACAATTACTTAATACTTaacaattaattttaaaaatcatcttatcTACAACATCaaatctgtaagaaaaactaaatgcatagtgatgtagagcaggaaggcctttatcaaacttgtaaatttcatgatccccaggatAGAGGTTTTGATTCCAGAGCCAAACTTGctatatagtgtttgtgtgttgctgaatattagaatttagcttagatttgcagaacaggaaaaatttttctagatttcatagcccttggggcttatgatactttaaactaatactcaggtgacctgtacagcctgtgggcctcttgctAATGATACGTTAATAGCACATTCTATGGCATGCTTGATATTTTCATAGAAGTTAAAGGTAATGCTTGGATAAGGAAGAGGAAGGCTtttaaattttcagatttattgattttatcattatggagttaaggaagttagctcctgagcttttgagcacaactgtgcAGAATTCTACAACTAAATATTTACTGGTTCAGGTGCAatcatattacacatctattactgaactcTATCTACTTGAAAAAATTTGtgtcaataaaattttgaaagggtttggttggaactatattttgtggcggaaggattgtttaatcaaaaagttctaaatctgtatgatattacagtttccgTTTCATCCAATacatcttctatttttatattcctatacgtgtatttcagttttataatttatgatacaagtagttgagacttggaactaccggtagttcaaatgttgtaatttattaatttggttaatatatttttccaaacagaacactgaTTCTTACAAAAGTTTGATTTAATTTAGtcgaaattttgtttaaaaattcagtatttttgccaataatttaaaaatttggtctTCAACCCCcacttttaaattttaagacaagaccttgaaaattatgtgaaattttagaaattgacataaCTGCTAATATGtcaaactttcaaatttgatatcatgaattttttcatatatcaagtttaaaaaggtcattatttatttccattactgaTATTAAactttattataccccccgcaacaattTGTGGGGggatatactggaatcgggttgtccgtctgtctgccgtccgtccgtccgtctgtagacgcaatggtttacGGGCTCTAAAGCaatatcctttccacctacagtcaccatatcatacatatggactacccatgggatgaagatgttccttatcgattttggggtcaaaaggtcaaaggtcaagcgcactggacatcgaagtctCAATATGGATTCCGgcctctaaagcgttatcctttccacct is a window from the Ostrea edulis chromosome 5, xbOstEdul1.1, whole genome shotgun sequence genome containing:
- the LOC125652751 gene encoding G patch domain-containing protein 2-like → MDHHNIVRQFQNLRVYSNSRLMGMDELVKDLANALEESASPVKSSNHSFSNKRQYKKRKGKKRRPLLLGCGNISEASESSIDETLRDYFENFTQNSDSDDIEKITRLSMPLNSNFVPIVESDSVNESTFSPSRPQRRRKKYKTMAVDSESETSSMKPPLGVTDLKSKPLKSRPCMSNSKSSMKEDDAVFENDEEVYPGKRKRSSKSRGEYSSSFNCKDQNYMETGSNIESSSGLSSSESDGLLTNDEAREADDEQSDFYYESGPACGIPGIIKWWENGQGEIESESDRHFQQILSSSLEHFPKSSQLAFRARVTRMMAKSGRPIRFGRRKLKEKGPGYSLSRFLKEREKWNHIQGHFPSSFKSNGNGDKKRFRKTPPPPSPTEEDPVGSKPRPIPEIEIGNKMLQDMGWIPGSSLGTEGSGIRMPVLTYRRPNRQGLGSNTHPYIRNMDP